The genomic stretch AATATAATTGATTAGTAAAATGTCTTCCATATCCTTCAATGAACCCAAATATCAAAGGACATTCTAGAAAATGCTGCGCCCCTGACACCTAAAACTCTTTGGAACTCTTTGTCCATGAATATATTGCACATAGCTATGTAAAGTACCAATGGCTCAGCAATGAGAAGACATGCTGGTAACTCTAAAGTACAAGTATGTAATGGATTTTTAGTAACACGTAACAAATTCAGAACCTTACTGATTGAAGTTGATTTGGTATCACAATATTTTCATCCTTCGGTATCAGTTTTCCATTCAGAACAATTCCAAAtttatcattgagtaaacttgGGATCTCTTCCTCAGTGAGTTCTTGAGTGGTCTTCACACTTCCACCTCCCTTGGTGTACTGGGTGCTGATCAGACGGCGCCCCATATACGTCAGCCTTGCACGTGGGAGCTGAAGGGAACAGAAGGACTTTCGAACAAATACAGAACTGGGCGAAGTCTGGTGATATTCACACATCTCCTGGAAATCTTCAAATTTCTTCTCCTCGAGGGTGAACTTGAATAGACTCCTCCAGATTTCTTCCTCCTTCCTCTCCATGTACCACTCATCTCCTTCTACCCGTAACCGATACAAACCGCTGTCCTGCTCCTCTTCCCATCCATCCTCCAGCGGAAATGGCTCAACAATCCCTTCACCATAACCAACATCACAAAGCCATCTCCTTCCTTCCAGTTCTACCGTCAATATCATATGGTCAAATGGTGGACCATAAATGCCAATGAATATGTTCCTCACGTTGGCTGACAGCACCTGTGTTTTGTAGCCCAGTTGTTGCAGCACCCATAAGAACAGTCCATTGTTCTCATAACAGAAACCACCTCGTCTCCTAACAACTATTTTATTATATATCCATGGAATATCCAAGATAATTTTTTCCCCGCTATGTATGCTGAGACTTTCTGTGGGCACAGAGTGTACATGGTGGCGGTGTAATTCACGTAATGCAGCGAGGGAAGGAGGTGCAGTATCTGTCAAATTCACCCTCTGGAGATAGGCCTTCATGTCCATTGCCTGGCAGGTAACCTGTAAGACAATATATTCCAAGATTTATTACAATTCGAtgacaataaatatttttattttttaaagagaaGTTATAGTGATGTAtaggtttatgggaaaagattcaatactCATGTCATTTATAAATTTACACCTCTGCTTTTTCAGAATTTAAGACCACCCCCATACACACAACTATCAGCGACTGacagctctgtatacacacttacacagagactgCTATGAATAATCGATCATACCACCctttgtacaactatcagtgactgacagatatctctgtatacacacttacacagaataTAATATCAAAATCTGATAACATCTCCCCGTGTGCGTCTATCAGTGACttatagctatctatgtataaacACTTAtatagagaatactatcaatcactgataacacatcccctgtgtacaagaatataactactataatactgctcctatatacaagaatataactactataatactgctcctatatacaagaatataactactataatactgctcctatgtacaagaatataactactataatactgctcctatgtacaagcatatagctactataatactgctcctgtgtacaagaatataactactataatactgctcctatgtacaagaatataactactataatactgcctcctatgtacaagaatataactactataatactgcctcctatgtacaagaatataactactataatactgcctcctatgtacaagaatataactactataatactgctcctatgtacaagaatataactactataatactgctcatatgtacaagaatataactactataatactgctcctgtgtacaagaatataactactataatactgctcctatgtataagactataaatactataatacttctcctatatacaataatataattactataatactgcctcctatgtacaagaatataactactataatactgctcctatgtacaagaatataactactatactactgcctcctatgtacaagaatataactactataatactgcctcctatgtacaggaatataactactataatactgcctcctatgtacaagaatataactactatactactgcctcctatgtacaagcatatagctaccataatactgcctcctatgtacaagaatataactactataatactgctcctatgtacaagaatataactactataatactgtctcctatgtataagactataactactataatactgctcctatgtacaagaatataactactataatactgcttctatgtacaggaatataactactataatactcctcctatgtacaagaatataactactataatactgctcctatgtacaatgatataactactataatactgctcctatgtacaagaatataactacaataatactgcctcctgtgtacaagaatataactactataatactgctcctatgtacaagaatagaactactataatactgctcctatgtacaagaatataactactataatactgctcctatgtacaagaatatagctaccatgggggcggagcctggctgcaGATCTGGCCGGACGCATGTAGGAGAGCTCTCCTTCATACCACCTTGCTAACTGGTAAATTTAGCGGTCCAAACCACCCCAGAATGCGGAAAGCTGGCAGACATATGCCCGGAGAGAAACCAGACGCCTGCAAACCGGAGCGCAGAACCTCCAACATGGAGAAATACCTCAACAAAAAACCGTCAGCTCCTGCACCGGCCGgtcctaagatggcgccgccggaAGCAGATGAATGGAGCAGGGAATCGGAGGGAGAGGAGGATACAAGCCTCGAGACAAGCCCTGAACCTCTAAGCACCGCTCCGGTGTCCAGAAGATTTATACAACAGGCATTGACAGCGGCCCTTACCCCAATCGTACAGGACCTGCAAGAAATAAAGGCAGATCTAAAACACATCGGCGGGAGGGTGGAAACGCTGGAACATGACCAGACGGTCATCACGAATTACATCAGAGCGGCCAGCGATAATACCATGGCTCTGGCAGCCTCGCTAGATACCGCATACTCCCTCATTGAAGATCAAGAGAACAGGAATCGGAGGAAAAACCTCCGGATCCGCGGCTTACCTGAAAGCATCCCTCATGAAAGCCTACCAGAAGCTGCCGGCGCCATTTTCTCTTCACTCCTGGGAAGTTCCAGTGCGGCCGATATTCAAATAGAACGCATCCACAGGGCGCTCAGGCCGAAACCGAAAGAGAAGGAGAACCCCAGAGACGTGGTGTGCGGTCTCCTGCGGTATGTAGACACTGCTGCCTTAATGCAAGCTGCCAGAAACCAGAAAGAAATCCTGCATGATGGTGCTAAGATTTCCATCTATCAGGATCTGGCATCCTCCACACTGAATAAACGGAGGGCGCTGCGGCCCCTCACTGACCACCTGCGCCACCACAAAGTGCCATATAAATGGCTATTCCCCTTTGGCCTCACCTTCACCATAGATGGGAAGCGCTGCACCATTCGCCTGCCACAAGATCTCCAGGCTGCCTGGGAGCTGCTGCAAACAGATCCACTAGATGTGCCATCATGGCTGCCGTCTGCAGAGATTGGGACACAGCTGCCAGAACTTCCAGAGGCTTCAGGATGGCTTCCAGCCCCACAGAAGAAGAGGAACCAGCACAGGTCTAGAGACACTTGAAGTCCTAGAGACTATGTTGAAGTCCTTGCTGACTCTTTACTGCGTCTCTACGCAATCTCCAGAGAGGGGAAGGTTTCCACTTCTTTTTTGCTCGCCATAATTCCGCAAGTATACCTGTATACCACTTGAATTGTATTGCTCCTGTTCTTGTTAGTGCCGGCAGGGTAGATATTCTGCCTTGTCAATGTTACTTTTATGCAGAACTGTTTGGACCAAATGTACACGGTGCTATTTCGCACCAGTTCAGCGGGTGACGCAATTTGGATACCATCATGAGTAAATGGTTCCACTTTGTACCCCCCCCCACCTACCAGGGTTATCTTGGCACAAACCTGGTACATGTGCCTAATTGCATGGCTGCTCACGCCCGCTTCACTGCAGCTAAGtgacctgctgcagtgttgctggcatgGGGGCCATTACACAGTACTATTTGTCATGTTGACAGAGTATTTAGTTGTGAAGTTTTCTGTTCACCCCCTAGATACGGTCAAATGTGCATGTCTGGAATTTTCGGTTCCAAAGTTGCCCTATTCTTGCAATGATGTCGTCCATCAAATGTACAACGTACAATGTTAGGGGCtttaacaccccacaaaagcgctCTCAGGTCATCCGTCTGTTAAAAAAGAATAACACAGATATCTGCTTCTTTCAGGAGCTGCATTTTAAAGAGTCTCATATACCCAAAATTCAAAACCCATACTTCCAGCACTGGTATTTTAGTGCTTTTGAAAAGGCAAAGAGAGGGGTGGGTATTGCTATTTCCAAGAGAGTACCATTTACATTGATATCTAAGCTGACGGACCCTGAGGGCCGCTTCATATTCGTGAAGGGCCTCATTGGTACACAAAAGGTTACGCTTGCCAGTTTATACAGCCCTAACCGTGGTCAGAAACGCTGGATCAAGATCACTCTGAGTAAACTGGAGCTATTCGCTGAGGGGATTAGGTTGATTGGGGGAGACCTCAATGTTACGTTGAATCCCATCATTGATGCCTCTGATGGTTCCTCCCAGTTAACCCAGTCAGCTTTAGGATGTATAAACAGATACATTTCAGATATGAACCTGCTAGATGTCTGGCGACTGGCCCACCCAGATACTAGGGATTTTACTTTTTTCTCTGCACCGCATAAATCGCATAAGCGGTTAGATTACATATTATTGTCCAGCAACGCTGTAGATATGGTGGACTCGGCAGACATAGGTGTTGTGACCGTCTCTGACCACGCCCCAGTCTCCGCTGCCCTTAGATTCTCCAGCTTACCAGCCTCAGTCAGACAGTGGCGTCTAAACGAGACGTTATTGGATAGACAAGCAGATACCTTGATCCTAGGACAAAAATTAAGGGACTTCTTTGTAGTAAATGCAACACCCGGCATGCCCCAGACGACACTTTGGGAGACACATAAGGTGGTTATCCGGGGAGAATTAATAGCCTTAGGCAGCAGAGTCAAGAAAGAGAAGCAAAAGATCATCCATGATCTCTTGGTTCAGATAGCAGACAAAGAAGCGGTCCATAAACGGTCTAAAGCAATAAAAGTTCAGACAGAACTGAACAAGCTGCGATCGCAGCTAAAAGACCATTTAAACATCCAAAACGCTAAAGCCTACCAATACGCCCAATATAAACATTATTCCCATGGGGACAAGGGATCTAAGTTAACATCTTCACTCACGAAACAAAAGAGAGATTCCATGTTTATTCCCAACATCAAATCCAGAAATGGTAGTATGCTGCATAAAACAGCTGATATTGCAGAGGAATTCCAGGAATTCTACAAACAACTTTATGGCCTATCGGACCCAGACCACCCAGACCCTTCATTACAAGAAGCAACAGACTTGTTTCTGAGAGGCCTTAGTTTACCCCAGATATCTCCACAAGAAGGTGATACCTTATTAGAGCCGGTCACTGAACTCGAAGTAAAAACCCTGCTAACCTCTATGCCCATGGGCAAATGCCCCGGCCCGGATGGATTCCCGGTGGGCTATTATAAAAAATTCCCAGATATATTGATCCCACATCTAGTAACGTGGTGCAATGCACTCCTGAACGGGGAAACCCTACATAAGCAATCTCTGGAGGCCACAGTCACCATACTCCCAAAGCCTGGGAAAGATCCCCTTCTCTGCGGTAGCTATAGGCCAATCTCACTACTTAACGTAGATATAAAAATTTGGGCCAAACTACTAGCAACACGGCTGAGTCGCCTGCTCCCCAAACTCATTCACCCCGACCAATCTGGCTTTGTTCCTGGGAGGGAAGGGAACCACAATTCCTGTAGACTGATCACTGCAATACAGTgggccaagaagaaaaatctcccTTTAGCGCTTCTTAGtgttgatgcggagaaggccttcgaccgggTGAGCTGGGATTTCATGAGAAGGACAATGTCGAGGTTTGGAATCCCGACAAGATTTCAGGAAGCTGTCATGTCCCTATATAAAGGCCCGAGCGCAAAAATCAGGGTCAACGGTACATTGTCTCCGTCCTTCCCCATCTGTAATGGGACgcgtcagggctgccccctatctcCCGCCTTGTATATACTGGTCATGGAGACTCTCCTTCAGGCTATTAGGGAGCATGTGGATATTCGGGGGGTGAAAACAGGAGATAACGGTGCAGAATATATTAATGTGGCTTATGCCGACGATTTACTGATCATGGTctccaacccggtcgaggccttcccgcatcttcTGAAGCTATTTGAGGAGTATGGTAGGCTATCGAACTACAAAATGAATTATTCCAAGTCAGAAGCTTTAAATATTACTGCCCCGGCGAGCTCTATAGCCATTTTAAAAACCACTACGCCCTTCAAATGGCAACCCACATGTGTTTCCTACCTGGGGGTTAAGATCTCCGCGTCCACGGACGATCTATTTCGGCTCAATTATGCTCCCCTATTAACAGAGGTCCAAAAACTGCTTCAATCACTACGCCTCTCCTATTCCTCTtggatgggaaggaaaaatatcttAAAAGCGTTTGTCCTTCCAAAAattatgtatatactacagatgtTGCCAATATTCCTACCTAACTCGTACTTTACAAAGCTCCGTAGGCTATTTGCGACTTACTTGTGGGGTGGGAAGAAGGCTAGGGCTCCTCACCAGAGGCTTGTACTGGGGCGTGGTCATGGAGGTATAGCACTGCCAGATGTCCAAACATACTACAGGGCCATACACCTGAAGAGGTGGTTGCAGCTCCACTCCCCTGCCTATCACACATTGGGCACGGAATTGGAACTAGTGCAGCTTACCCAACAGCAAAAAGCAGCTTTATGGGGTCAATCCAATGCATCACTGCACTCCTACGTGCTCCTAAAGGGCACCAGTTTGGTCATTAAACAGCTCAATAAGGCTCACGGGCTCCTACAGAACCCTCCCGGTGCGATGCCAGCAGACCTTATACCACACACTATCCAATCTTCAGGTACTCAGGTCTCACAGATCTGGCACAGATTCAGAAGTTTTTCCGCAGCCGATTTTATAGGGAAAGTACGCGGCACCCTACCGGAACAACACCCACTCAGTCTGATTTGGAAGGCAGCTAACTTCCTAGACCTCATATCTATAACAGCTGCTGGGAAACAGCTACTCACCCATGTGTACTGACCTCGACATGGTTCGAGAAGTTAGCgagccccccctcccctcaacgCAAATTGATATCTAACATATATACGGCCTTGAATACGCCTCAGCGCCGCATAACCCCACAATATGTTCACACCTGGGCCAACGACCTTCAGACCACTTTCTCAGAGACGGACATTCTCCGCATGCACGCTcactcgcatggcttctcccgcTGTGTGAAGATCCAGGAACATTCATATAAGGTTCTCACGCAGTGGTACCTTACCCCCAAACAACTATTTCTTAGTGGCTTGAGTGACCACGACaggtgctggagatgtggagagGAGGGTGGCACTCTTCTCCACATTTTCTGGTCCTGTCCTAAAATAAGAGGATACTGGGATAACGTCTCCCGGATCATTAACGAAATTCTAAACATTAAACTGACATTATCCCCTCAACTGGTCCTTTTATGGCTCCCAACAAAGGACCTTTTGCCATCAAAGAACAAGCTTCCTACACACCTGATTCAAGCTGCACGCTTACTCATCCCCCAAAAGTGGCTGAGTGAAGACCCCCCTACAGTCTCTCAATGGTTAAACAAACTAGATCATATACACCGTATGGAAGAACTGGCAGGGTGGGAACTTAGGACACACGAGAAACATAAGAAGTTATGGGCCCCATGGGTTGAGTATAGGCGAGTGAATGGTACTTCAGCATCTTAGGGTTTTTTAGCAGATAACAACCTTATGATAGCCTCATAGTCGTGACAGACACATTAGCAGGAAAGGAAGAAGCCAACCATCTTCCTCTCTTTGGATCCATCACATGCACCTCAACTGCCTGGACCGTATCTGTCCAGTTCTAGGGAcattttgtatcccccccccccccccttattagtTTATGTTGACCTTACCTACCTCAGGTTATACTTTGATTGTCAATTGCCAATATTTCCTGACCTTGACATGGAAAATGCACCTTTTATATGTCTTTGCATATGCCAAGTGCGGATACGATTGTTCGCAACAATCTTGACATATACATCACTGTCTGCTGTGCTTTTCTTGATGCTTTTCATATGTCTTAAGCATAATGTCTATGCATTTGTCATTTGCGGATATGATCGTTTGCAAGAATCTGGATGTATACATCATTGTATGTTATGCTTTTCTTgatgcttttcaataaaaagacaattgacaaagaatatagctaccataatactgcctcctatgtataagactataactactataatactgctcctatgtacaagaatataactactataatactgctcctatgtacaagtgtataactactataatactgcctcctatgtacaagaatataactactataatactgctcctatgtacaagaatataactactataatactgctcctatgtacaagaatataactgctataatactgtctcctatgtataagactataactactataatactgctcctatgtacaagaatataactactataatactgcttctatgtacaggaatataactactataatactgctcctatgtacaagcatatagctactataatactgctcctgtgtacaagaatataactactataatactgcctcctatatacaaggatataactactataatactgcctcctatgtacaagaatataactgctataatactgctcctatgtacaagaatataactactataatactgctcctatgtacaggaatataactactatatgactgctcctatgtacaggaatataactactataatactgctcctatgtacaggaatataactactataatactgcctcctatgtacaagaatataactactataatactgctcctatatacaagaatataactactataatactgcctcctatgtacaggaatataactactataataatgctcctatgtacaagaatataactactataatactgctcctatgtacaagaatataactactataatactgcctcctatgtacaagaatataactactataatactgctcctatgtacaaaaatataactattataatactgctcctatatatacaagaatataactactataatactgctcttatgtataagaatataactactataatactgcctcctatgtacaagaatataactgctataatactgctcctatgtacaagaatataactattataatactgctcctatatatacaagaatataactactataatactgctcttatgtataagaatataactactataatactgctcctatatatacaagaatataacttctataataatgctcctatgtacaagaatataactactataatactgctcctatatacaagaatataactactataatactgctcttatgtacaagaatatatctactataatactgctcctatgtgcaagaatataactactataatactgcctcctatgtacaagaatataactactataatactgctcctatgtacaagaatatatctactataatactgctcctatgtgcaagaatataactactataatactgcctcctatgtacaagaatataactactataatactgctcctatgtacaagaatataactactataatactgcctcccatgtacaagaatataactactataatactgcctcccatgtacaagaatataactactataatactgctcctatgtacaagaatataactgctataatactgctcctatgtacaggaatataactactataatactgctcctatgtacaggaatataactactataatactgctcctatgtacaagaatataactactataatactgctcctatgtacaagaatataactactataatactgctcctatatacaagaatataactactataatactgctcttatgtacaagaatatatctactataatactgctcctatgtacaagaatataactactataatactgcctcctatgtacaagaatataactactataatactgctcttatgtacaagaatatatctactataatactgctcctatgtgcaagaatataactactataatactgcctcctatgtacaagaatataactactataatactgctcctatgtacaagaatataactactataatactgctcctatgtacaagaatataactactataatactgctcctatgtacaagaatataactgctataatactgctcctatgtacaagaatataactgctataatactgctcctatgtacaaggatataactactataataccgcctcctatgtacaagaatatatctactataatactgctcctatgtacaagaatatatctactataatactgctcctatgtacaagaatataactactataatactgctcctatgtacaagaatataactgctataatactgctcctatgtacaagaatataactgctataatactgctcctatgtacaagaatataactgctatgatactgctcctatgtacaagaatataactactataatactgctcctatgtacaagaatataactactataataccgcctcctatgtacaagaatatatctactataatactgctcctatatatacaagaatataactactataatactgctcctatgtacaagaatataactactataatactgctcctatgtacaagaatataactactataataccgcctcctatgtacaagaatatatctactataatactgctcctatatatacaagaatataactactataatactgctcctatgtacaagaatataactactataatactgccccatgtacaagaatataactactataatactgcctcctatgtacaagaatataactactataatactgctcctatgtacaagaatatatctactataatactgctcctatgtacaagaatataactactataatactgcctcctatgtacaagaatataactactataatactgctcctatgtacaggaatataactactataatactcctcctatgtacaagaatataactactataatactcctcctatgtacaagaatataactactataatactgctcctatgtacaagaatataactactataatactgctcctatgtacaagaatataactactataatactgcttcctatgtacaagaatataactactataatactgctcctatgtacaagaatataactactataatactgctcctatgtacaggaatataactactataatactgcccctatatacaagaatataactactataatactgcctcctatgtacaagaatataactactataatactgcctcctatgtacaagaatataactactataatactgcctcctatgtacaagaatattactactataatactgctcctatgtacaagaatataactactataatactgcctcctatgtacaagaatataactactataatactgctcctatgtacaagaatataactactataatactgcctcctatgtacaagaatataactactataatactgtctcctatgtacaagaatataactactataatactgctcctatgtacaagaatataactactataatactgcttcctcaagatacaatggcctcaggatacaatatttccggcatacaatgtctcagactcagatccaaccaatcaaggccacttctctggtaaaacagCTGTACTCGTTGctggttagcagctattcctcaATGTTTTATGTAAGGACTtatttttgcttatttttcttaaatcttcattttctctaatCTTTGAAGGCATTTTGGGGCTTTCGAACCGATTACTCaaattacaatggtttcaacatacaatggtcgtcct from Bufo gargarizans isolate SCDJY-AF-19 chromosome 8, ASM1485885v1, whole genome shotgun sequence encodes the following:
- the LOC122945684 gene encoding uncharacterized protein LOC122945684 — protein: MDMKAYLQRVNLTDTAPPSLAALRELHRHHVHSVPTESLSIHSGEKIILDIPWIYNKIVVRRRGGFCYENNGLFLWVLQQLGYKTQVLSANVRNIFIGIYGPPFDHMILTVELEGRRWLCDVGYGEGIVEPFPLEDGWEEEQDSGLYRLRVEGDEWYMERKEEEIWRSLFKFTLEEKKFEDFQEMCEYHQTSPSSVFVRKSFCSLQLPRARLTYMGRRLISTQYTKGGGSVKTTQELTEEEIPSLLNDKFGIVLNGKLIPKDENIVIPNQLQSDDSSKPDLNTYLQRVGLPEFMAPSMQPSLSGLRAVHRHHLLSIPFESLSMHSGEKIHLDICWIYEKIVLRKRGGFCFENNGLYFWVLQQLGYQPQVISAKVRDEVTGLYTPPLSHMLLLVELEGRRWLCDVGFGESILEPFPLEAGWEEEQGSCVYRLRVEGDEWYMERKEEEDWRSLYKFTLEERTYEDFRDMCEYLQTEPSSFFVRKCFCTLRLPHGRLTYMGHRLISTEYTKGGGSVKTTQELNEEEIPGVLRDKFGIVLSGKLIPKND